One window from the genome of Saccharomyces mikatae IFO 1815 strain IFO1815 genome assembly, chromosome: 4 encodes:
- the APT2 gene encoding adenine phosphoribosyltransferase APT2 (similar to Saccharomyces cerevisiae APT2 (YDR441C) and APT1 (YML022W); ancestral locus Anc_5.557), protein MSVSESHAKEMKSAFKRFTDFPLEGEQFEDFLPIIGSPVLFKKLINAFKTHLEEKFGKEKIDYIAGIEARGLLFGPSLALALGVGFVPIRRAGKLPGECATATFTKLDHQETFEMQVEAIPFDSNVVIVDDVLATGMSASATGDLIKHVGAHILEYDFVLTLDSLHGEEKLSAPIFSLLHS, encoded by the coding sequence ATGTCCGTTTCTGAATCTCACGCAaaggaaatgaaaagtgCTTTCAAGCGATTTACTGACTTTCCCTTAGAGGGAGAGCAgtttgaagattttttaccTATTATCGGCAGCCCCGTACTGTTCAAGAAGCTGATAAATGCTTTCAAAACGCAtttagaagaaaagtttggaaaagaaaaaatcgaTTATATCGCGGGTATTGAAGCCAGAGGTCTTCTTTTTGGGCCATCTCTGGCTTTAGCACTGGGAGTTGGATTTGTACCCATAAGAAGAGCTGGGAAATTACCAGGCGAGTGTGCCACCGCGACGTTCACAAAACTGGATCATCAGGAAACGTTTGAAATGCAGGTTGAAGCTATACCTTTTGATTCTAATGTAGTTATTGTGGATGATGTTCTTGCCACTGGTATGTCCGCATCAGCTACGGGCGACCTTATCAAACATGTTGGTGCTCATATTCTGGAATATGATTTTGTACTGACACTAGATAGTTTACatggtgaagaaaaactatctGCCCCTATCTTCTCCTTATTACACTCCTGA
- the PPZ2 gene encoding salt homeostasis regulator (similar to Saccharomyces cerevisiae PPZ2 (YDR436W) and PPZ1 (YML016C); ancestral locus Anc_5.548) has protein sequence MGNSSSKQHAKRSNKKEDHESDKKKTLDLPPLTKSDTTHSLKSSRSIRSLRSKRSESSLASSAQAQTQPLSRKSSTLGSSSRSRRQSGNGLITTSNNHHLNSVPSSSRRLSSSSRRSSMGNNNNSELPPSMIQMEPKSPILKYGTNMHSTSSFNSYENALTDEDEDDGCESPSMAKVTRINTSSSADRSFKHSPSGRHNSLQPEKSTTGFSSSSSKFRRKSDNSLPSNYTSNVKSIGNGGDYFLNRSNSHASSRKSSFGSTGNTAYSTPLHSPALRKMNSRDNDNNEGNMDDKNSSPIPNLNIDKPSSSSSSASRKEYLSAYPTLVHRDSSSSLSPRGKGQRSSSSSSSGQRIYVSPPSPTANFVRGSSIDGDEESKTNTLVEMKRKKPVRPIDIDEIIQKLLDAGYAAKRTKNVCLKNSEIIQICHKARELFLAQPALLELSPSVKIVGDVHGQYADLLRLFTKCGFPPMANYLFLGDYVDRGKQSLETILLLLCYKIKYPENFFLLRGNHECANVTRVYGFYDECKRRCNIKIWKTFIDTFNTLPLAAIVTGKIFCVHGGLSPVLNSMDEIRHVSRPTDVPDFGLINDLLWSDPTDSSNEWEDNERGVSFCYNKVAINKFLNKFGFDLVCRAHMVVEDGYEFFNDRSLVTVFSAPNYCGEFDNWGAVMTVSEGLLCSFELLDPLDSAALKQVMKKGRQERKLANR, from the coding sequence ATGGGTAATTCTAGTTCGAAACAGCATGCTAAGCGCAGTAACAAGAAGGAGGACCACGAAAGtgacaagaagaaaacactAGACCTTCCACCACTGACTAAGTCTGATACCACACATTCACTGAAGTCATCGAGGTCGATTAGGTCGCTGCGGTCGAAACGCTCAGAGTCGTCGTTGGCATCCAGTGCTCAGGCTCAAACCCAACCTCTCTCGCGAAAATCTTCTACTCTTGGAAGCAGTAGTCGCAGTCGTAGGCAATCAGGCAATGGCCTAATCACAACTTCCAATAACCACCACCTAAATTCGGTACCTAGTTCATCAAGGAggctttcttcttcttcgagAAGGTCGAGCATGGGgaataacaacaattcGGAATTGCCCCCGTCAATGATCCAAATGGAGCCTAAATCGCCCATTTTAAAGTACGGTACAAATATGCATTCCACTAGCTCCTTCAACTCTTATGAAAATGCATTGActgatgaggatgaagatgacggCTGTGAGAGCCCCTCAATGGCTAAAGTTACTCGTATCAACACTAGTTCTTCCGCAGATAGAAGCTTTAAGCATAGTCCCTCAGGGCGTCACAATTCATTACAACCAGAGAAAAGTACGACCGGATTTTCCTCATCTTCCTCCAAATTTCGCAGAAAATCGGATAATTCGTTACCATCGAATTATACTTCAAACGTGAAGTCAATCGGAAACGGCGGTGATTATTTTCTAAACAGATCAAACTCACATGCATCATCCAGGAAATCGTCATTCGGCTCCACAGGGAACACAGCTTACAGCACTCCACTCCATTCTCCCGCACTGAGAAAAATGAACTCTAGGGACAACGACAATAACGAAGGCAACATGGACGATAAAAATTCATCACCCATCCCTAATCTAAACATAGATAAGCCTTCGTCATCGTCGTCGTCtgcttcaagaaaagaatatttaagTGCTTACCCAACGCTTGTTCACAGAGATTCATCTTCCTCACTTAGTCCGCGGGGCAAGGGACAACGATCATCGTCTTCCTCTAGCTCAGGTCAAAGAATATATGTGTCACCACCATCACCCACAGCCAATTTCGTCCGTGGGAGCTCTATAGATGGTGATGAGGAGTCCAAGACAAATACTTTGGtggaaatgaaaaggaaaaaaccAGTTCGTCCGATTGACATAGATGAAATTATCCAGAAACTACTAGATGCTGGTTACGCTGCAAAAAGGACCAAGAATGTTtgcttgaaaaattcagaaattattcaaatatGCCATAAAGCTCGTGAGTTATTCCTTGCCCAGCCCGCCCTTTTAGAATTATCTCCTTCTGTGAAAATAGTAGGTGATGTTCATGGCCAATATGCTGATCTTTTGAGGCTCTTTACTAAATGCGGATTTCCCCCCATGGCAAACTATTTATTTTTGGGTGATTACGTGGACCGCGGTAAGCAGTCTCTGGAAACCattttactattattatgcTACAAGATTAAATAtcctgaaaattttttccttttaagAGGCAACCATGAATGTGCTAATGTGACAAGGGTCTATGGATTTTATGATGAATGTAAACGACGTTgtaatatcaaaatttggaaaaccTTTATTGATACTTTCAATACATTACCTTTGGCTGCCATCGTCACGGGGAAAATATTCTGTGTTCACGGTGGTCTGTCACCTGTTCTAAATTCGATGGACGAAATTAGACATGTTAGTAGGCCTACTGACGTGCCTGACTTCGGGTTGATTAATGACCTTCTGTGGTCCGATCCTACAGATTCCTCGAATGAATGGGAAGATAACGAGCGTGGCGTCAGTTTTTGTTATAATAAAGTGGCTATTAAtaaattcttgaacaaaTTTGGTTTCGATTTAGTGTGTAGAGCTCATATGGTCGTGGAAGACGGTTAtgaattcttcaatgaCAGAAGCTTGGTCACAGTATTTTCTGCCCCGAATTATTGCGGTGAATTTGACAACTGGGGTGCCGTCATGACGGTTAGCGAAGGGCTTCTGTGTTCCTTTGAATTACTAGATCCGCTAGATAGTGCTGCTTTGAAACAAGTGATGAAAAAGGGTAGGCAAGAACGCAAATTAGCCAATCGTTGA
- the LRS4 gene encoding Lrs4p (similar to Saccharomyces cerevisiae LRS4 (YDR439W); ancestral locus Anc_5.553): MTTLLQLLSNYYKAKLDSERIYNEYVQSQYEFASLVKSNNNRDDQHPKKTVDETLFLQRQIAQLNKQLQLSFQENEKLSNVQKNQKALYQSKLSSKDTLIDDLKLKLKVEQIPVDRHSKEKTPSTGSNEQQHGVRTAGPSNPRIHLLSPIVNRDKIYNQKKHQSGNEPDSPTSKRKSKGLRSLLSSGKNTIFDSISKNLDDEINENGPIRNDFTIFKTSDKSPSASLELQKPSELHNEKNKIVTKDDSLHSKDKRDKLSSRKLDNIELSSVVDSTITSSRSSTAYANDVLGNRDYNHGITNLKKISTLTTSPVKSSTATNKKRKLTRQRITTLPNSDEELSNDMNVDEFM; the protein is encoded by the coding sequence ATGACGACTTTATTACAGCTTCTGTCAAATTATTATAAGGCTAAATTAGACTCAGAACGAATATACAACGAATACGTTCAATCACAGTATGAGTTTGCGTCTTTGGTCAAGTCAAATAACAATAGAGACGATCAGCATCCAAAGAAGACAGTTGATGAAACACTGTTTTTACAGAGACAAATTGCCCAGTTGAATAAGCAATTGCAACTTTCATTTCAAGAGAATGAAAAGCTATCAAATGTACAGAAGAATCAAAAGGCGCTCTACCAAAGTAAGTTATCCAGTAAGGATACACTCATTGATGACTTGAAGCTAAAACTAAAAGTCGAACAGATACCTGTAGACAGACatagtaaagaaaagacaCCTTCGACGGGTTCTAATGAACAACAGCACGGTGTAAGAACGGCTGGCCCATCAAACCCCAgaattcatcttctttcaCCAATTGTAAATCGTGATAAAATTTataatcaaaagaaacacCAAAGTGGCAATGAACCTGATTCTCCTACATCAAAGAGAAAGTCAAAAGGGCTGCGATCTCTATTGAGCTCAGGTAAGAACACAATATTTGATTCAATATCCAAGAATCTTGACGATGAgattaatgaaaatgggCCTATCAGAAATGATTTCACCATTTTTAAAACATCTGATAAGTCGCCATCAGCATCGTTAGAGCTTCAGAAACCCTCAGAATTgcataatgaaaagaataaaatagtAACTAAAGATGATTCACTTCACTCAAAGGATAAGCGGGACAAGCTGTCATCCAGGAAATTGGATAACATTGAACTCTCAAGTGTTGTTGACTCTACAATAACGTCATCGAGAAGTTCTACTGCATACGCAAATGATGTTTTGGGGAATAGAGACTACAACCATGGGATTACTAAtcttaaaaaaatcagcaCTTTGACCACTTCTCCTGTTAAGAGTAGCACCGCTAcgaataagaaaagaaaactcaCAAGACAACGTATTACCACATTACCCAAttcagatgaagaattaaGCAACGATATGAACGTTGATGAGTTCATGTGA
- the SMKI04G6360 gene encoding uncharacterized protein encodes MNTPSLEFFENKIIKIYQNLARPSLRELFEFQNRNFKLSQQFLTALNILVNADLKISMIGSLNDQVVPLYSSLCIFLQHPNIFRALYVPCMGHQYPVYLIHVIEILVKLINLGYSDHAMITELSQSFMGPILSD; translated from the coding sequence ATGAATACCCCCTCGCtcgaattttttgaaaacaaaatcatcaaaatctACCAAAACTTAGCAAGGCCTTCATTACGTGAGCTATTTGAATTTCAGAATCGCAATTTTAAATTGTCTCAACAGTTCTTAACGGCACTGAATATTTTGGTTAATGCAGACCTCAAAATTTCCATGATTGGCTCCTTGAACGATCAAGTGGTGCCTCTTTATTCCTCGTTGTGCATTTTCTTGCAACATCCGAATATTTTTAGAGCCTTATATGTACCTTGTATGGGCCACCAATACCCCGTATATCTCATCCATGTTATTGAGATATTGGtgaaattgataaatttggGATACTCTGATCATGCCATGATAACAGAACTAAGTCAATCCTTTATGGGACCTATTTTGAGTGATTGA
- the THI74 gene encoding Thi74p (similar to Saccharomyces cerevisiae THI74 (YDR438W) and YML018C; ancestral locus Anc_5.551) has product MARIVRDVDHLVGVLMLAVVVVFWVGASCLTNQLFETNAYNKPFFLTYLNISSFALYLMPDLWRKIQLRRKALQEQRNRRLPIHTQESFPELLPLIISASPNSPSHSSSSSSSTVDLRVKDTMRLSLLFCVLWFVANLAANSALSYTTVASSTILSSTSSFFTLFLAVSLGIETFSMRKLLGLFVSLFGIILIVMQSSKQQDSVSASSFLIGNTLALLGSFGYSVYTTLLKYEISSKGLQLDIQMFLGYVGIFTFLLFWPVLIILDISHLETFELPNNFRILSMVLLNCIIIFVSDYFWCKALILTSPLVVTIGLTFTIPFAMLADYVWRNTSFTSWYIVGVFLIFISFFLVNHQGESAPENGYAIIEKDPS; this is encoded by the coding sequence ATGGCTCGTATTGTCCGGGACGTAGATCATCTAGTAGGGGTCCTGATGCTGGCCGTGGTGGTGGTGTTTTGGGTTGGCGCTTCGTGTTTGACTAATCAATTGTTCGAGACAAATGCTTACAATAAACCGTTCTTCCTTACTTATTTGAATATATCGTCTTTTGCTCTTTACTTGATGCCAGACTTGTGGAGGAAAATCCAGTTGAGGAGGAAAGCCCTGCAAGAGCAGAGAAATCGAAGATTACCTATTCACACACAAGAATCTTTTCCAGAGCTTTTACCGTTGATAATTTCTGCCTCTCCAAATTCTCCTTCTcactcttcttcttcttcttcctcaacAGTGGATTTGAGAGTGAAGGATACGATGAGATTGAGTCTACTATTTTGTGTCCTGTGGTTTGTGGCGAACTTGGCGGCTAACTCTGCTTTGTCGTATACCACAGTGGCATCATCGACGATTCTTTCATCTACATCCTCATTTTTCACTTTATTTCTTGCTGTTAGTCTGGGAATCGAAACTTTCTCAATGAGAAAACTACTGGGATTATTCGTGTCTTTGTTTGGAATTATCCTGATTGTAATGCAATCTTCTAAGCAACAGGATTCTGTGagtgcttcttcttttttgataGGTAACACTTTAGCACTACTGGGGTCATTCGGTTATAGTGTTTATACAACACTTTTGAAATATGAAATATCATCTAAGGGTCTCCAGCTAGACATTCAAATGTTTTTAGGTTATGTTGGTATCTTCACGTTTCTGTTATTTTGGCCGGTTTTGATAATTCTGGATATCTCACATTTGGAAACATTTGAGTTACCAAATAACTTTCGCATATTATCTATGGTCTTACTAAATTGTATCATTATCTTTGTTAGTGATTATTTTTGGTGTAAAGCCCTTATTCTGACATCTCCCTTAGTGGTTACCATTGGTTTGACATTTACCATTCCGTTCGCTATGCTTGCTGATTATGTATGGCGGAACACGTCTTTTACATCTTGGTATATTGTCGGTGTTTTcctcatttttatttcattctttctGGTTAACCATCAAGGAGAGTCTGCCCCCGAAAATGGCTATgctattattgaaaaagaccCGTCCTAA
- the DOT1 gene encoding histone methyltransferase DOT1 (similar to Saccharomyces cerevisiae DOT1 (YDR440W); ancestral locus Anc_5.556) codes for MSGQESISNNNSDSFVMSSPNLGSQESSISLSDVKKSTNSRSSSSSGSLKGPFLSKQVQELLEGANKYDPKCGLSLPRGFLRDRSSKSKDNGLAPLVEKVILPTRKRTSSRNTTKKLSTTIKNDVKKPRTTKGKRKKNGPRTQDKHALIPKQEVKSALKRKHRNESNKSKQNRKKNTPSTFVDWNGPYLQLQYPLFDVEYLRSHKRYSETPIPSISLRTNSPQPTSLLPENEISSTTTAKLQSFLFPNYMEEYKIDFKRTAAIYNPMSEIGKLIEYSCLIFLPSPYAEQMKKTVLPNLNTSFDNSDTEGFVHAVNSYNKMIRQIPRSRIIDHLATLNKIPRSFIHDFLHVVYTRSIHPQANKLKHYKAFSNYVYGELLPNFLSDVYQQCRLKKGDIFMDLGSGVGNCVVQAALEYGCDLSFGCEIMEDASDLTILQYQELMKRCNLFGMHLNNVEFSLKESFVGNKRVIELIPQCDVILVNNFLFDEELNKEVEKILQTAKVGCKIISLKNLRSLAYQIDFYNVENIFNRLKVQRFDLKEDSVSWTHSGGEYYISTVMEDVDESLFSPTARGRRNRGTPVKYSR; via the coding sequence ATGAGCGGTCAAGAAAGTATATCTAATAATAACTCTGACTCATTCGTTATGTCATCCCCCAACTTGGGCTCTCAAGAATCTTCCATATCACTAAGTGATGTGAAGAAAAGCACTAATAGTCGGagttcatcatcttcaggGTCATTGAAAGGCCCCTTTCTCTCCAAACAAGTACAAGAGCTATTAGAAGGAGCTAATAAATACGATCCAAAATGTGGCTTATCCTTGCCTCGAGGATTTTTGAGAGATAGAAGCTCCAAATCTAAAGACAATGGATTGGCTCCACTTGTTGAAAAGGTTATACTTCCCACTCGTAAAAGAACTAGTAGTAGAAACACAACGAAGAAATTATCTACCACTATAAAGAATGATGTAAAGAAACCAAGAACAACAAAgggaaaaaggaaaaaaaatgggcCCAGAACTCAGGATAAACATGCATTAATTCCAAAGCAAGAGGTAAAATCTGCACTAAAAAGGAAGCACCGCAATGAATCCAACAAAAGCAAACAAaacagaaagaagaatactCCGTCAACATTTGTGGATTGGAACGGTCCATATTTACAGTTGCAGTATCCATTATTTGATGTGGAGTATTTACGATCACACAAGAGGTATTCTGAAACTCCCATACCATCCATCAGTTTAAGGACAAATTCTCCACAGCCAACAAGCTTACTTCCAGAAAATGAGATATCTTCAACTACTACCGCCAAGTTGCagagttttttatttccaaACTATATGGAAGAGTACAAAATTGACTTTAAAAGAACGGCTGCTATTTATAATCCAATGAGTGAAATTGGTAAGTTAATTGAATATAGTTGTCTGATCTTCTTACCCTCACCATATGCTgaacaaatgaaaaaaacagtaCTGCCAAACCTAAACACATCGTTCGACAATTCTGATACGGAGGGTTTTGTGCATGCAGTAAATTCATACAATAAAATGATTCGCCAGATACCTAGGTCAAGGATAATAGACCATTTAGCGACACTCAATAAAATTCCACGTTCATTTATCCATGATTTTTTGCACGTTGTGTATACCAGAAGTATCCACCCACAGGCAAATAAATTAAAACATTACAAAGCATTTAGTAATTATGTTTATGGAGAACTTCTACCCAACTTCTTATCTGACGTATACCAGCAATGTAGATTGAAAAAGGGTGATATTTTCATGGATCTTGGTTCAGGAGTAGGGAATTGCGTGGTACAAGCAGCGCTGGAGTACGGATGCGATTTAAGTTTTGGATGTGAAATCATGGAGGATGCTAGTGATTTAACTATACTTCAATACCAGGAACTAATGAAGCGATGTAACTTATTTGGGATGCATTTAAACAACGTAGAGTTTTCATTGAAGGAAAGTTTCGTGGGTAATAAACGCGTTATTGAACTAATTCCTCAGTGCGATGTTATCCTCGTAAATAATTTcttatttgatgaagaattaaataaagaagTCGAGAAGATACTTCAAACGGCAAAAGTCGGATGTAAGATCATTAGTCTGAAAAACTTAAGGAGCCTTGCTTACCAGATAGATTTCTACAATGTTGAGAACATTTTCAATCGGCTGAAAGTGCAACGGTTTGATCTTAAAGAGGATAGTGTTTCATGGACACATAGTGGAGGAGAGTATTACATATCCACGGTGATGGAGGATGTCGATGAAAGTTTATTTAGCCCCACTGCAAGAGGTAGGAGAAACAGAGGAACACCGGTGAAGTATAGTAGGTGA
- the GPI19 gene encoding phosphatidylinositol N-acetylglucosaminyltransferase GPI19 (similar to Saccharomyces cerevisiae GPI19 (YDR437W); ancestral locus Anc_5.549), with the protein MYTKEYYWFSQYMIITSTLVLTIIWSILPPSLGEAVPQQFISTILDIFPQRRWIITFESIMLMGMLCTYIGLLMYNEDMLTPPLDSLSTVTDAGGQLIIEDDADVFIKKWAFKETSGIYDLPLMDACQLLYLYDSDDTTL; encoded by the coding sequence ATGTATACAAAGGAGTACTACTGGTTTTCAcagtatatgataataacaAGTACTTTAGTGCTTACCATAATATGGTCAATACTACCACCGTCGCTGGGTGAAGCTGTGCCACAACAGTTTATCAGCACGATATTAGACATTTTTCCACAGAGAAGATGGATAATTACCTTCGAGAGTATAATGTTAATGGGCATGCTATGCACCTACATCGGCCTCTTAATGTATAATGAGGACATGTTAACGCCACCGCTAGATTCTCTGTCTACAGTAACGGATGCCGGTGGTCAGCTTATCatagaagatgacgcagATGTGTTCATCAAGAAATGGGCATTCAAAGAGACCAGTGGAATTTACGATCTGCCTCTGATGGATGCCTGCCAACTTCTATACCTATATGACAGCGACGATACCACCCTATAG